Proteins co-encoded in one Trueperella abortisuis genomic window:
- a CDS encoding ABC transporter ATP-binding protein, with product MSETPIIELRDLHVIFKTRAGSIFNPTKVHAVDGVSMKVMPGQVLGIVGESGCGKSTTANVMCGLQEATTGQVFFKGEEVTKRSASDRRKIGRVVSVVFQDPATALNARMYVRDQLLDPLRVHKIGTEAERDARVEELIGQVGLPQSALDALPGQLSGGQRQRVAIARALALRPDAIIADEPTSALDVSVRAQILNLLMDLKNELGLAMVFISHDIQTVRYISDRIAVMNKGKVVEEGPAKELLANPQDPYTKKLLGAAPSLLHPQLG from the coding sequence ATGAGCGAGACTCCGATCATCGAACTGCGCGACCTGCACGTCATCTTCAAGACCCGCGCCGGCTCGATCTTCAACCCCACCAAGGTCCACGCCGTGGACGGGGTGTCGATGAAGGTCATGCCCGGCCAGGTGCTCGGCATCGTGGGCGAGTCGGGGTGTGGCAAGTCCACCACCGCGAACGTCATGTGCGGCCTGCAGGAGGCCACCACCGGTCAGGTCTTTTTCAAGGGCGAGGAGGTGACGAAGCGTTCGGCGTCAGACCGGCGCAAGATCGGGCGCGTCGTCTCCGTCGTCTTCCAGGATCCGGCCACGGCGCTCAACGCCCGCATGTACGTGCGTGACCAGCTGCTCGATCCGCTGCGCGTGCACAAGATCGGCACCGAGGCCGAGCGCGATGCCCGCGTCGAGGAACTCATCGGCCAGGTCGGGTTGCCGCAGTCGGCGCTCGACGCGCTACCCGGCCAGCTCTCCGGCGGCCAGCGTCAGCGCGTGGCGATCGCCCGTGCGCTCGCCCTGCGCCCGGACGCGATCATCGCGGACGAGCCGACGTCGGCGCTCGACGTCTCCGTGCGCGCGCAGATCCTCAACCTGCTCATGGACCTGAAGAACGAGCTCGGCCTCGCGATGGTCTTCATCTCTCACGACATCCAGACCGTCCGCTACATCTCCGATCGCATCGCGGTGATGAACAAGGGCAAGGTCGTGGAGGAGGGCCCGGCCAAGGAGCTGCTTGCCAACCCGCAGGATCCCTACACCAAGAAACTCTTGGGAGCGGCACCGTCGCTTCTACACCCCCAATTAGGTTAA
- a CDS encoding dipeptide/oligopeptide/nickel ABC transporter permease/ATP-binding protein, whose protein sequence is MTSKKKKLDKVTAPGVRFSRIKNMSIGARLAMVFLTIVFVVSFLAPLIAPYNPDALADKWSPPNGEFIFGTDHVGRDILSRILYGGRFSLMIGLAATLVALFFGALIGAIAAVSRKWIGEVIMRIMDVIMAVPGIAMAAVMVLVFSRRLEPDNVVGLVFVIICSIAFVYIPQLARIVRANVMSAYGEDYVRAVIVSGARAPWILIRHVARNTAAPVLVFATVLVADAIILEASLTFIGSGLQSTMVPTWGNVLSDASSNLSVLLGMWWTALFPGLFIMLTVLCLNILSEGITDAMVAAPSSAQKVEAVTGTREQDKLLLDPRLAYAAQAESLKARLDQLQVVESKRTDRFVATATGQPLLEVRNLSIKFPRHGDINVVDHVNFSVHKGETMGLVGESGCGKSITALTVMGLIDPRAQISGEIFYEGRDLLKMSAKERQGLLGNEMAMIYQDALSSLNPAMLIRSQMKQLTSRGGTRSAEELLELVGLDPKRTLESYPHELSGGQRQRVLIAMALTRDPKLIIADEPTTALDVTVQKQVIELLNDLREKLGFAMVFVSHDLALVAEVAHKITVMYAGQVVEQAPASELLSHPVHEYTRGLLGSVLSIESGADRLHQVPGTVPSPKDFPAGDRFAPRSSHPDVGLTTPPVRMEIPGRDHYYAAVPDSAWTDAGYPAPAQPGVPAQQTTEAKGEAR, encoded by the coding sequence ATGACGTCCAAGAAAAAGAAGCTTGACAAGGTTACGGCGCCTGGCGTCCGTTTCTCACGGATCAAGAACATGTCGATCGGCGCGCGCCTGGCCATGGTCTTCCTCACCATCGTCTTCGTTGTCTCCTTCCTCGCCCCGCTCATCGCGCCCTACAACCCGGACGCGCTGGCAGACAAGTGGAGCCCGCCCAACGGTGAGTTCATCTTCGGAACTGACCACGTCGGCCGTGACATCCTCTCCCGCATCCTCTACGGCGGCCGCTTCTCGCTCATGATTGGCCTGGCCGCCACCCTCGTGGCACTTTTCTTCGGCGCGCTCATCGGCGCGATCGCGGCGGTGTCACGCAAGTGGATCGGCGAAGTGATCATGCGAATCATGGACGTCATCATGGCCGTCCCCGGCATCGCGATGGCGGCCGTCATGGTGCTGGTCTTCTCCCGCCGCCTCGAGCCGGACAACGTGGTCGGCCTCGTCTTCGTCATCATCTGCTCGATCGCCTTCGTCTACATCCCGCAGCTGGCCCGCATCGTTCGCGCGAACGTGATGAGCGCCTACGGCGAGGACTACGTGCGTGCGGTTATCGTCTCGGGTGCGCGTGCGCCGTGGATCCTCATCCGCCACGTCGCCCGCAACACCGCCGCCCCGGTGCTGGTGTTCGCCACCGTGCTGGTGGCAGACGCGATCATCCTCGAGGCCTCGCTGACCTTCATCGGCTCGGGCCTGCAGTCCACGATGGTTCCCACCTGGGGCAACGTGCTCTCGGACGCCTCCTCGAACCTGTCGGTGCTGCTGGGCATGTGGTGGACGGCGCTCTTCCCGGGCCTGTTCATCATGCTGACGGTGCTGTGCCTGAACATCCTGTCCGAGGGCATCACCGACGCGATGGTCGCAGCTCCCTCCTCGGCACAAAAGGTTGAGGCCGTCACCGGCACTCGCGAGCAGGACAAGCTGCTCCTCGACCCGCGCCTGGCCTACGCCGCGCAGGCGGAATCGCTCAAGGCCCGCCTCGACCAGCTCCAGGTGGTCGAGTCCAAGCGCACCGACCGTTTCGTCGCGACGGCGACCGGCCAGCCCCTGCTGGAGGTGCGCAACCTGTCGATCAAGTTCCCGCGCCACGGCGACATCAACGTCGTCGACCACGTGAACTTCTCCGTCCACAAGGGTGAGACGATGGGCCTTGTGGGCGAGTCGGGCTGTGGCAAGTCGATCACCGCCCTCACGGTCATGGGCCTCATCGACCCGCGCGCGCAGATCAGCGGCGAGATCTTCTACGAGGGCAGGGACCTGCTCAAGATGAGCGCCAAGGAGCGCCAGGGCCTGCTCGGCAACGAGATGGCCATGATCTACCAGGACGCCCTGTCCTCGCTCAACCCGGCTATGCTCATCCGTAGCCAGATGAAGCAGCTGACCTCCCGCGGCGGCACCCGCAGCGCCGAGGAGCTGCTCGAACTGGTGGGCCTTGATCCGAAGCGCACGCTCGAGTCTTACCCGCACGAGCTCTCCGGCGGCCAGCGTCAGCGCGTGCTCATCGCCATGGCGCTCACCCGCGACCCGAAGCTCATCATCGCCGACGAGCCGACCACCGCGCTCGACGTGACGGTGCAAAAGCAGGTCATCGAGCTGCTCAATGACCTGCGCGAGAAGCTCGGATTTGCGATGGTCTTCGTCTCCCACGACCTGGCCCTCGTGGCCGAGGTCGCCCACAAGATCACGGTCATGTACGCCGGCCAGGTGGTCGAGCAGGCGCCGGCCTCGGAGCTGCTCAGCCACCCCGTCCACGAGTACACCCGCGGCCTGCTCGGCTCGGTGCTCTCCATCGAATCGGGTGCCGACCGCCTACACCAGGTCCCCGGCACCGTCCCCTCGCCGAAGGACTTCCCGGCGGGCGACCGCTTTGCGCCGCGCTCCTCCCACCCCGACGTCGGGCTCACCACCCCGCCGGTGCGTATGGAGATCCCCGGACGCGATCACTACTACGCGGCCGTACCGGACTCGGCATGGACCGACGCCGGCTACCCGGCCCCTGCCCAGCCCGGAGTTCCGGCGCAGCAGACCACCGAAGCGAAGGGAGAAGCACGATGA
- a CDS encoding ROK family protein: MTGAEILTIDIGGTKVGWAFADADRLSVGESRSMKTLAHAGGADVARRIRDMVVDACADRSLLGIGIASAGVVDPASGTIVSATNTMPGWAGTRLGEILAEATGLPVHVINDVHAHGLGEAIVGAGKGAASVVSMALGTGIGGALIREGEIDFGDHFLAGHYGHIHHHLAVGMPCSCGRTGHIEAIASGHGITNWYNSRRGPSDPEVTNGKELQDLAERGNQLARDVFNQSAYATGESLATLANCIDPSVIVLSGSMTRSGDEWWQNVHEGFLARAMDPVATVPIKLGELGSAAPLYGAAINFMRKEV; this comes from the coding sequence ATGACTGGTGCCGAGATCCTGACGATCGACATTGGTGGCACCAAGGTGGGGTGGGCTTTCGCTGACGCCGATCGTCTCAGCGTCGGCGAGAGCCGATCCATGAAGACCCTCGCTCACGCTGGCGGTGCCGATGTGGCACGGCGCATCCGCGACATGGTGGTGGATGCGTGCGCCGACCGCTCTCTCCTCGGCATCGGTATCGCCAGCGCGGGCGTGGTCGACCCGGCCAGCGGCACGATCGTCTCCGCTACGAACACGATGCCGGGATGGGCCGGAACCCGGCTCGGCGAAATCCTTGCCGAGGCCACGGGCCTGCCCGTCCACGTCATCAACGACGTCCACGCACACGGCCTGGGGGAGGCGATCGTGGGAGCCGGCAAGGGCGCAGCGTCCGTGGTGTCGATGGCGCTGGGAACCGGGATCGGTGGCGCGCTCATCCGGGAGGGCGAGATCGACTTTGGCGATCACTTCCTCGCCGGCCACTACGGCCACATCCACCACCATCTCGCCGTCGGCATGCCCTGCTCGTGCGGACGCACCGGCCACATCGAGGCCATCGCCTCCGGGCACGGCATCACCAACTGGTACAACTCCCGGCGCGGGCCTTCCGATCCGGAGGTTACCAACGGCAAGGAGCTGCAAGACTTGGCCGAGCGCGGCAACCAGCTCGCGCGCGACGTCTTCAACCAGTCGGCTTACGCCACGGGCGAGTCCCTCGCCACGCTCGCCAACTGTATCGATCCATCCGTCATCGTCCTATCGGGCTCGATGACCCGCTCGGGCGACGAATGGTGGCAAAATGTTCATGAGGGCTTTCTTGCCCGCGCCATGGATCCGGTTGCCACCGTGCCGATCAAACTCGGTGAACTCGGTTCCGCCGCACCCCTGTACGGCGCGGCGATCAATTTCATGAGGAAAGAAGTCTAA
- a CDS encoding dihydrodipicolinate synthase family protein, translated as MKFRGVIPPVVTPLTADGALDVVSFERSINRMIDAGVDGLFVLGSSGGVAFSSDARRREVIENAVRIVAGRVPVLVGVIDITTNRTIEHAREAKELGADAIVATAPFYAILGQKEIKRHFQLVHEAVDLPLFAYDIPVCVHVKLSPALILELAREGVLAGVKDSSGDDVSFRFLAQARDEEGLELSLLTGHEVVVDGAYMSHADGSVPGLGNVDPVVYVEQWRAYQAGDWSRVRELQDQATRLMRIVQAPSGEFGYAAGVGAFKTALMLLGVFETNTMPEPVLALEGENVEAVARVLRETGHLK; from the coding sequence ATGAAATTCCGTGGAGTTATCCCTCCCGTTGTCACCCCGCTCACCGCGGACGGCGCCCTCGACGTCGTCTCGTTTGAGCGCTCGATTAACCGCATGATTGACGCCGGAGTCGACGGCCTGTTCGTCCTCGGCTCCTCCGGTGGGGTCGCCTTTTCCTCCGATGCCCGCCGCCGAGAGGTGATCGAGAACGCCGTGCGCATCGTCGCCGGCCGCGTTCCGGTGCTGGTCGGCGTCATCGACATCACGACCAACCGCACCATCGAGCACGCCCGCGAGGCGAAGGAACTGGGTGCCGACGCCATCGTCGCCACCGCCCCCTTCTATGCGATCCTCGGGCAAAAGGAGATCAAGCGTCACTTCCAGCTGGTCCACGAGGCCGTGGACCTGCCGCTGTTCGCCTACGACATCCCCGTGTGCGTCCACGTCAAGCTCTCGCCGGCGCTCATCCTCGAGCTGGCCCGCGAGGGTGTGCTGGCGGGCGTGAAGGATTCCTCGGGCGACGACGTCTCCTTCCGTTTCCTCGCCCAAGCGCGCGACGAGGAGGGCCTGGAGCTTTCCCTGCTCACCGGCCACGAAGTCGTCGTCGACGGCGCCTACATGTCCCACGCCGACGGCTCGGTGCCGGGCCTGGGCAACGTCGACCCGGTCGTCTACGTCGAACAGTGGCGCGCCTACCAGGCCGGCGACTGGAGCCGGGTGCGCGAGCTGCAGGACCAGGCGACTCGCCTCATGCGGATCGTCCAAGCCCCTTCTGGCGAGTTCGGCTATGCGGCCGGTGTAGGCGCCTTCAAGACGGCGCTCATGCTGCTTGGCGTGTTCGAGACGAACACGATGCCCGAACCCGTCCTCGCCCTCGAGGGTGAGAACGTGGAGGCCGTGGCCCGAGTGCTGCGGGAAACCGGGCACCTGAAGTAG